The following are encoded in a window of Chitinophagaceae bacterium genomic DNA:
- a CDS encoding carotenoid biosynthesis protein, which produces MKLNLSKVQFWTFITICVYLVGLTGLLWDRTHDLFLLLTPLNILFAYFVVFLFHKKFDFTFFMLAAFIFLLGMTAEIIGVKTGLVFGEYEYGDTLGLQILNVPVLIGLNWFFLVYCVYHFSKQFFKKDMMVILFSVICLIIYDMVLESPAIAMNMWSWDGKSYPPIHNFIAWGVLGLIMTSVFTKKINIQKNNMAINMFQIQFIFFLLLTIFL; this is translated from the coding sequence ATGAAGCTAAATCTTAGTAAAGTTCAATTTTGGACATTCATCACTATCTGTGTATATCTGGTTGGCTTGACCGGTCTTCTCTGGGATAGAACACACGACCTTTTCCTTCTCCTGACTCCTTTAAATATCCTATTTGCATATTTTGTTGTTTTTTTATTCCATAAAAAATTTGATTTCACCTTTTTTATGCTTGCTGCATTTATATTCTTGTTAGGTATGACTGCTGAAATTATCGGTGTAAAAACCGGGTTGGTTTTTGGGGAATATGAATATGGAGACACGCTTGGACTGCAAATTCTAAATGTCCCGGTTTTGATAGGGTTAAATTGGTTTTTTCTGGTTTACTGTGTTTATCATTTCTCCAAACAATTTTTTAAAAAAGATATGATGGTAATTCTTTTCTCCGTAATTTGTTTAATCATTTATGATATGGTATTAGAATCTCCTGCCATTGCAATGAATATGTGGTCATGGGATGGGAAAAGTTATCCTCCAATACATAATTTCATAGCCTGGGGAGTGTTGGGCTTGATAATGACAAGTGTTTTTACCAAAAAAATCAATATTCAAAAAAACAATATGGCGATAAACATGTTTCAGATTCAGTTTATTTTCTTTTTACTTTTAACAATATTCCTTTAA
- a CDS encoding phytoene/squalene synthase family protein: MLMSRKLFDLTSLKCSKLITVHYSTSFSLGIKLLGKKYRPHIYSIYGFVRYADEIVDTFHDQDKGILLEEFRKDTFNAIERKFSINPIVHSFQETVNLYNIDLSLIHAFLDSMEMDLHYGKYNKEKYSEYIYGSAEVVGLMCLRVFCDGQDTTYNSLKAPARSLGSAFQKVNFLRDMQEDYKERGRVYFPGVDFDCFDEDCKNQIVEDIEKNFSEALTGIRELPIGCRGGVYLAYRYYTKLFDKLKKAKPEAIQSKRMRVHNAYKAYILMKSYARYAFNLI, from the coding sequence ATGCTTATGAGCCGCAAGTTATTTGATTTAACCTCTTTAAAATGTAGTAAGTTAATTACTGTGCACTACAGCACATCTTTTTCACTTGGAATTAAATTGCTGGGTAAAAAATACAGACCTCATATTTATTCTATTTATGGGTTTGTGAGATACGCCGATGAGATTGTTGATACTTTCCACGATCAGGATAAAGGTATATTGTTAGAAGAGTTTAGAAAAGATACATTCAATGCTATTGAAAGAAAATTTAGCATTAATCCTATTGTGCATAGTTTTCAGGAGACTGTCAATCTGTATAATATTGATTTAAGCCTGATTCATGCTTTTTTAGACTCTATGGAAATGGATTTGCATTATGGAAAATACAATAAAGAAAAATATAGTGAATACATATACGGTTCTGCTGAAGTTGTAGGATTAATGTGTCTTAGAGTTTTTTGTGATGGACAAGACACCACTTACAATTCTCTAAAAGCGCCCGCAAGAAGCTTAGGCTCAGCATTTCAAAAAGTTAATTTTTTGAGAGACATGCAGGAAGATTATAAAGAGAGGGGGCGGGTATATTTCCCCGGGGTAGATTTTGATTGTTTTGATGAAGACTGTAAAAACCAAATTGTAGAAGATATAGAAAAGAACTTTTCAGAAGCCCTTACCGGCATCAGAGAATTGCCAATAGGCTGTAGAGGTGGCGTTTATCTTGCTTACAGGTATTATACGAAGCTTTTTGATAAACTTAAAAAAGCGAAGCCTGAAGCTATTCAGTCGAAAAGGATGCGTGTACACAATGCCTACAAGGCTTACATACTTATGAAATCATATGCCCGTTATGCATTTAATTTAATTTAA
- the crtI gene encoding phytoene desaturase, with protein MKNVIIIGSGIAGLAASVRLANAGYKVNLLEKNDFAGGKLSEVLINGYRFDAGPSLFTMPELIEELFEISNIKTESHFSYVKLDHICRYFFQDDLIINALANPSDFANEIENKTGEKAEKVIRHLEKAAEIYKLTAPVFIFKEWSYLQNLINPKFWKAFLNIRKLDVFSTVHDANAKNFSHPAIIQLFDRYATYNGSNPYKAPATLNVIPHIEYNKGAFLPKKGMYSIIESLITLAKAKGVNFHFNQEVKKICFDKSGVSGIETTKGFFPSKIIVSNSDIELTYKMLGKEKKYSKAAKEKSTSALVFNWGIKGKFNKLALHNIFFTTDYKKEFEDLFDKKRIPADPTIYLFISSKMVASDAPPGCENWFTMINMPAGIKVGDKEIAEIRKTVIEKISNRIGECFEDKIECEWILTPEKLEDRTNSIGGAIYGNASNSKWSAFQRHQSRVPGIKGLYVCGGSVHPGGGIPLCLSSAKIAVNKIIKNEAKS; from the coding sequence GATTTGATGCAGGACCATCATTGTTTACAATGCCTGAATTGATAGAAGAGTTGTTTGAAATTTCAAACATTAAAACGGAATCCCACTTTTCCTATGTAAAGCTAGATCATATCTGCCGATATTTTTTTCAGGATGACCTTATCATTAATGCCCTTGCAAATCCATCAGACTTTGCTAATGAAATTGAAAATAAAACCGGTGAAAAAGCTGAAAAGGTTATCAGGCATCTGGAAAAAGCTGCGGAGATTTACAAGCTGACAGCTCCGGTCTTTATTTTTAAAGAATGGTCCTATTTGCAGAACTTAATAAACCCTAAATTCTGGAAAGCTTTTTTAAACATCCGGAAGTTAGATGTTTTCTCTACTGTTCATGATGCAAATGCTAAAAATTTTTCACACCCGGCTATTATACAGCTATTTGACAGATATGCTACATATAATGGTTCTAATCCCTACAAAGCTCCTGCAACACTTAATGTTATACCCCATATAGAGTATAATAAAGGCGCTTTTTTGCCTAAAAAAGGAATGTATTCTATAATTGAGTCGCTGATAACATTGGCAAAAGCAAAGGGCGTCAATTTTCATTTTAATCAGGAAGTGAAAAAAATATGTTTTGATAAAAGTGGAGTAAGCGGTATAGAAACAACTAAAGGATTTTTTCCTTCAAAAATAATTGTCAGCAATAGCGATATTGAATTAACATATAAAATGCTGGGTAAGGAAAAAAAATATTCAAAAGCAGCTAAAGAAAAGTCTACTTCGGCCTTAGTTTTCAATTGGGGCATCAAAGGCAAATTTAATAAGTTGGCCCTGCATAATATTTTTTTTACCACAGATTATAAAAAAGAGTTTGAAGACTTATTTGACAAAAAAAGAATACCGGCAGATCCTACAATTTACCTGTTTATCAGTTCAAAAATGGTAGCAAGTGATGCTCCTCCGGGTTGTGAAAATTGGTTTACCATGATAAACATGCCTGCCGGAATTAAAGTTGGTGATAAAGAAATTGCAGAAATTCGGAAAACTGTGATTGAAAAAATAAGTAATAGAATCGGAGAGTGCTTTGAAGATAAAATTGAATGTGAGTGGATTCTTACTCCCGAAAAATTAGAGGACAGAACAAACTCAATAGGAGGCGCAATTTACGGAAACGCATCTAACTCAAAGTGGTCAGCTTTTCAAAGACATCAAAGCCGGGTGCCGGGGATTAAAGGTTTATACGTATGTGGTGGAAGCGTTCACCCGGGCGGAGGAATTCCTTTATGTTTATCTTCAGCTAAAATAGCTGTAAACAAAATAATTAAAAATGAAGCTAAATCTTAG
- the crtI gene encoding phytoene desaturase — protein MKYTNKSILIIGAGLGGLSTALRLASRGYKVTILEKHHQAGGRLNQIEKDGFTFDIGPSFFSMSYEFDELFKDCKIENPLTYQELDPLYTVNFKGSDRKFNVYKDLEKLAKEFEGLEDNFVEKVEKYLLNAGQIFHDTEHIVVKNNFDNKLDYIMQLARVPWKHAPKMFTSMWKDLEKHFTSEETKVIFSLVAFFLGATPFETPAVYKLLNYTELKHDGYWNIKGGMYKITEALVQALSKYDVDIYYNTEIESIQTVNNKILGFTDKEGKLWESDLYIVNGDAASFRGKILNRPAFTEKKLDKLDWTLSPFTMYLGVKGKIDGLNHHNYFLGENFRSYADKIFKMSVNPDQPYYYVNVNSKSNPECAPEGCENIFILCPVPDLRYKPDWSDAEELSNTIIKDLSERTGFNIAENLITKEVYTPIDWMHKFNLYKGSGLGLAHGLNQIGGFRPKNKDEKFNNLYYVGASTTPGTGLPIVVISSKLVTERITKEHAYEPQVI, from the coding sequence ATGAAATACACCAACAAAAGTATTTTAATTATTGGTGCCGGACTCGGTGGCTTATCAACTGCGCTTAGGTTAGCCAGCAGAGGCTATAAGGTTACCATACTTGAAAAACATCATCAAGCAGGCGGAAGATTAAATCAAATTGAAAAAGATGGTTTTACTTTTGATATTGGGCCTTCTTTTTTCAGTATGAGTTATGAGTTCGATGAATTGTTTAAAGATTGTAAAATAGAAAATCCATTAACCTATCAGGAACTGGATCCTTTGTATACTGTAAACTTCAAGGGTAGTGACAGAAAGTTTAATGTTTACAAAGATCTGGAAAAGCTTGCTAAAGAATTTGAAGGACTTGAAGATAATTTTGTGGAAAAGGTAGAAAAATATTTGCTTAATGCAGGACAGATTTTTCATGACACAGAGCACATTGTTGTTAAAAACAACTTTGACAACAAGTTAGATTATATCATGCAACTCGCTCGAGTACCATGGAAACATGCTCCAAAAATGTTTACTTCTATGTGGAAAGATCTGGAAAAACATTTCACCTCTGAAGAAACAAAAGTAATTTTCTCTTTAGTTGCTTTTTTCCTTGGAGCTACTCCTTTTGAAACTCCCGCTGTGTATAAACTTTTAAATTATACAGAGCTAAAGCATGACGGCTACTGGAATATAAAAGGCGGCATGTATAAAATCACGGAAGCTTTAGTACAAGCCCTTTCAAAATATGATGTAGACATATATTACAATACTGAAATAGAATCCATTCAGACTGTCAATAACAAGATTTTAGGATTTACTGATAAAGAGGGTAAGCTTTGGGAATCAGATTTATACATAGTCAATGGGGATGCCGCCTCGTTCAGAGGTAAAATTTTAAACAGACCAGCTTTTACAGAAAAGAAATTAGACAAACTTGATTGGACATTATCTCCTTTCACAATGTATCTGGGGGTTAAAGGAAAGATTGACGGACTGAATCACCATAATTACTTTTTAGGTGAAAACTTCAGATCTTATGCTGATAAGATTTTTAAAATGTCTGTTAATCCGGATCAACCTTATTACTATGTAAATGTAAATTCAAAATCCAATCCGGAATGTGCGCCTGAGGGCTGTGAGAATATTTTTATACTTTGCCCGGTTCCCGACTTAAGGTACAAACCTGATTGGAGCGATGCAGAAGAATTATCAAACACTATTATAAAAGATTTATCTGAAAGAACGGGATTCAATATTGCAGAGAATTTGATTACAAAAGAAGTTTATACTCCTATAGACTGGATGCATAAATTCAATTTATATAAAGGAAGTGGGCTTGGTTTAGCACACGGACTCAATCAAATTGGAGGATTCAGGCCTAAGAATAAAGACGAAAAGTTTAATAACCTCTATTATGTTGGAGCTTCAACTACACCCGGCACAGGGCTTCCGATTGTAGTAATCAGTTCAAAATTAGTTACAGAAAGAATTACAAAAGAACATGCTTATGAGCCGCAAGTTATTTGA
- a CDS encoding lycopene cyclase domain-containing protein produces the protein MSWLREIEHLYLYLNIFTISLPFLLSFDKKVAFYKEWRFLFPAILITGAFFIIWDVLKTHFGVWSFNENYLVGIDIINLPLEEWLFFITVPYAIVFIYCCVKAYFSDFYSKYALSTSYFFIGLLFLGAIVFYDKAYTVITFSLSGLFLLLHIRILGKKYLGYFWIAFFIHLIPFLLINGALTSIPVVMYDDSFNMGIRYAHLTGIEYLYIPLEDTIYSMLLFLMNVTIFEWLKIKYQSKVKTSA, from the coding sequence ATGAGTTGGTTAAGAGAAATAGAGCATTTATATCTTTATCTGAATATTTTCACTATCAGCTTACCCTTTCTGCTTTCTTTTGATAAAAAAGTAGCTTTTTATAAAGAGTGGAGATTTCTTTTTCCTGCTATATTAATAACCGGAGCCTTTTTTATTATTTGGGATGTCCTTAAAACACATTTTGGGGTATGGTCATTTAATGAAAATTATCTTGTCGGAATTGATATAATAAATTTACCTCTGGAAGAATGGCTTTTTTTTATTACCGTCCCTTATGCCATTGTTTTTATTTATTGTTGTGTAAAAGCCTATTTCTCTGACTTTTATTCCAAATATGCCCTATCGACAAGTTACTTTTTTATTGGTTTGCTTTTCTTGGGCGCTATCGTTTTTTATGATAAAGCATACACTGTCATCACTTTTTCATTAAGCGGCCTTTTTTTACTTTTACACATACGTATTTTAGGTAAAAAATACCTCGGATATTTCTGGATAGCCTTTTTTATACACCTGATTCCCTTCCTTCTTATTAATGGAGCATTGACTTCTATACCTGTTGTAATGTATGATGACTCATTCAATATGGGCATTAGATACGCACACTTAACAGGGATTGAATACCTTTATATCCCTCTTGAGGATACAATTTATTCAATGTTATTGTTTTTGATGAATGTTACGATATTTGAATGGCTGAAAATTAAATACCAAAGCAAAGTAAAAACTTCTGCTTAA
- a CDS encoding beta-carotene hydroxylase: protein MEIFLKIVLLIFCFIMMEGVAWFTHKYIMHGFLWVLHKSHHEPGYRVVEGNDAFGVFFAAFSFILIFSGLPHFGYSFFAGIGIALYGVAYFFVHDIMVHQRFPLLKNVKHPYLRAIRRAHKIHHKKMGKEDGEAFGFLFVKNKYYPDNKKQAT, encoded by the coding sequence ATGGAAATTTTTCTGAAAATCGTATTACTGATTTTTTGCTTTATTATGATGGAAGGGGTTGCATGGTTTACTCATAAATATATCATGCATGGATTTTTATGGGTATTACACAAATCGCACCATGAGCCGGGTTACAGGGTAGTAGAAGGAAATGATGCATTTGGTGTTTTTTTTGCAGCCTTCTCATTCATTTTAATTTTTTCAGGATTACCTCATTTCGGTTATTCCTTTTTCGCAGGTATTGGTATTGCGCTTTATGGTGTCGCTTATTTTTTCGTACATGATATAATGGTTCATCAAAGATTTCCATTACTTAAAAATGTAAAACATCCATACTTAAGGGCTATCAGAAGAGCACACAAAATTCATCACAAAAAAATGGGGAAAGAGGATGGGGAAGCTTTTGGATTCCTTTTCGTTAAAAATAAATACTATCCGGACAATAAAAAACAAGCCACTTAA